A single region of the Plasmodium malariae genome assembly, chromosome: 7 genome encodes:
- the PmUG01_07036500 gene encoding conserved Plasmodium protein, unknown function produces MDRKENKAFTTDKANNLSTHQKFDQLIDEYYSNLKDEKTEIKVEINTKTGDHVFKSVERNKADYARFDENDEPPIFSDLVENEKKFGTVKIINPLPKVERRDELKDSYMHWLKTEKLMRPNERRLEHEHMQQKYLETLKLSEDIKKDVKLARVIKSHYPRGIVGVDSIYSENTVLYKEKYDEMTNKREIKERKLKERGEVLEKYNNKNGNFLTFETENK; encoded by the exons atggacagaaaagaaaacaaagCATTTACCACTGATAAAGCAAATAATCTGTCTACGCATCAGAAATTt GATCAACTAATAGATGAATACTACTCCAActtaaaagatgaaaaaacagaaataaaAGTTGAGATAAATACTAAAACAGGAGATCACGTATTCAAGTCGGTGGAAAGAAATAAAGCTGATTACGCG AGATTTGATGAGAACGATGAGCCACCTATCTTCTCCGATTTAGTTGAAAATG AGAAGAAATTCGGAACAGTAAAGATCATCAACCCCTTGCCCAAAGTTGAAAGA AGAGATGAACTAAAAGATAGCTACATGCATTGGCTGAAAACAGAAAAGTTAATG AGACCAAATGAACGAAGGCTCGAACATGAGCACATGCAACAAAAATACTTGGAA ACCTTAAAATTATCGGaagacataaaaaaagacGTAAAGCTCGCAAGAGTAATAAAATCGCATTATCCTAGAGGAATAGTTg GTGTTGATTCCATATACAGTGAAAACACTGTGTTGTATAAGGAGAAATACGACGAAATGACGAATAAACGAGAAATTAAAGAGaggaaattaaaagaaagagGAGAAG TTCTAGAAAagtataacaataaaaatggCAACTTCCTAACTTTTGAAAcggaaaataaataa
- the PmUG01_07036600 gene encoding conserved Plasmodium protein, unknown function, producing MEERKDICSNFIISKMFYLCCLFYFGTYVFQMAYVYAKKLDYIMFCTLLIATVLSLFLSSSGLMYFCVFLVFITSLVEIHEYTNSILVPLMDDEFTKVFLMMRLFATIDFIIFYYLHIKNIKKKKKEKLNAVKAQITKLQTCEMGSSKDGASLKQKTLPISSNLPNQEHTTQANKGSNIQHKKQSTKTIEGYVLKKMSIPIIQKDDERNIIVNPSIIYDVQSYVPFNHYNIKPDHNVNIQGSNQTLKNNIPLDDNIDYNNANNVNMYNKQYSYPWANSSNYLSHNYNANIGRNDVYVSTEGPNNGKILYGNATNCPCCNGNLAYHDPNKLPTQNSSYQMG from the coding sequence ATGGAGGAAAGGAAAGATATATGTTCGAATTTCATAATCTCTAAAATGTTTTACCTGTgctgtttattttattttggtaCATACGTTTTTCAGATGGCTTAtgtatatgcaaaaaaattagattACATAATGTTTTGCACGCTATTAATTGCTACAGTGTTATcgttatttttatcatccaGTGGATTGATGTACTTTTGTGTTTTTCTAGTTTTTATTACATCATTGGTAGAAATTCATGAATATACAAATTCGATACTTGTACCTTTAATGGATGATGAGTTTACTAAAGTCTTTTTAATGATGCGATTATTTGCTACAATtgatttcattatattttattatctgcatataaaaaacattaagaaaaaaaaaaaggaaaaattaaatgcgGTTAAAGCacaaattacaaaattacaAACATGTGAAATGGGTTCATCTAAGGATGGTGCATCATTAAAACAGAAAACTTTACCCATAAGTAGTAACCTTCCGAATCAAGAACATACAACTCAAGCCAATAAAGGTAGTAATATACAACACAAAAAACAATCGACTAAAACTATAGAGGggtatgttttaaaaaaaatgtccaTTCCAATAATTCAGAAAGATGatgaaagaaatataattgtGAATCCTTCCATTATTTATGATGTACAATCTTATGTGCCTTTTAACCACTACAACATTAAACCTGATCATAATGTAAATATCCAAGGGAGTAATCAAACGCTGAAGAATAATATACCCCTAGATGATAACattgattataataatgccaataatgtaaatatgtataacaaGCAGTATTCCTATCCGTGGGCCAACTCTTCCAACTATCTTTCACATAATTATAATGCTAATATAGGAAGAAACGACGTATATGTATCTACTGAAGGTCCGAATAATGGCAAAATTTTATATGGAAATGCAACGAACTGCCCTTGCTGTAATGGCAATTTGGCATACCACGACCCGAATAAATTACCCACCCAAAATAGTTCATATCAAATGGGGTAA
- the PmUG01_07036700 gene encoding ribosomal RNA-processing protein 8, putative, which yields MKEVTRRKDKLNMEQNDTKNDLTIGHIIVKNKDNVVKKNNSGYSRKSGKKNKNSVDAKRKKRLIDKKQVKKKRKINKVKNEEDKKECKQFANSNSMVEYNINKVVYDINKNDLIRGDDNNYKNVYLERNKQKYKKKKKIEKTPEDIVNSSLFRYINEFMYTNKSETVQKKLNETKNVFNIYHMGYKNQKDKWPNNPINDIIKYLRKNFTKIDKIADLGCGEAEIAKTLSGWSISSFDLIKFNEYVTACNITHLPLSNNSQDCVIICLSLMNTDWPKIIFESVRCLKKKATLIIADVVSRFTNYKAFVKFMSNVGCTLSNQVNLDNFFYIFFFENNKKDNVSLTVNEGKVKKFSKLLAPCFYKRR from the exons ATGAAGGAAGTAACACGACGTAAggataaattaaatatggaACAAAATGATACAAAGAATGATTTGACAATTGGGcatataatagtaaaaaacaAGGACAAtgttgttaaaaaaaataattcaggTTATTCCAGAAAATcgggtaaaaaaaataaaaatagtgttgatgcaaaaagaaagaaaagactaatagataaaaaacaagtgaaaaaaaagaggaaaattaataaggtaaaaaatgaagaggaCAAAAAAGAATGTAAACAATTTGCAAACTCAAATAGTATGgttgaatataatataaataaagtgGTCTAtgatataaacaaaaatgacCTCATACGGGGggatgataataattataaaaatgtttatttagaaagaaataaacaaaaatataaaaaaaagaaaaaaatcgAAAAGACCCCAGAAGACATAGTTAATTCGTCCTTATTCAGGTACATTAATGAATTTATGTATACGAATAAAAGTGAAACTgtccaaaaaaaattaaatgaaacaaaaaatgtttttaatatatatcatatggGTTATAAAAATCAAAAAGATAAATGGCCAAATAATCcaataaatgatataataaaatatttaaggaaaaattttacaaaaattgataaaatagCAGATTTAGGATGTGGAGAAGCAGAAATAGCTAAAACGTTAAGTGGTTGGTCCATAAGTTCTTTTGacttaattaaatttaatgagTATGTTACTGCTTGTAATATAACACACTTGCCTCTTTCGAACAATTCTCAGGACTGTGTCATTATATGTTTAAGTCTTATGAATACAGATTGgccaaaaattatatttgagTCAGTTCGATGTCtcaaaaaaaa gGCAACATTAATAATAGCTGATGTGGTTAGCCGGTTTACGAATTACAAAGCATTCGTTAAGTTCATGAGCAATGTCGGGTGTACACTATCGAATCAA GTAAATTtggataattttttttacatattcttttttgagaataataaaaaggacAATGTTTCGCTTACAGTAAATGAAGGAAAAGTTAAAAAGTTTTCAAAACTATTAGCTCCATGTTTTTACAAGAGAAGATAA
- the aPRS gene encoding proline--tRNA ligase, putative: MNLLYFVFSSKLDILKKKKKNIFFINKYYNKTNYNNSYNNTNYNNSNNNGVRRKIIKRYNALIVLSCNKKSYFGSEYIFNKIYNDNIKQNGDKASELLQRANYIRDVNGLYNILPLGLRVINKIKYFVNHHLEKINSHCLMLSILQAKKLWNISDRSKLYSDEFLYVYKQKQQKLNKNAEEIVKNKMEDDGCILSPTCEEASLSLINQVFNENITAKCLPILIHQFNYKFRNEKRFEKSLFKSKEFLMKDGYSFHSSEKCMNETYEIYKNCYSHIFQQLNITHNIIKKRKKDKMNAVESHEFQVLCRDGKYKEAAHIFKLGDYYSKKLNIKYLDKKNEKKYILMGSYGIGIYRLLYFLVDSFYDHEGIKLPEHLAPFTVYLIQTNQKSKYSSTKIRKILGEVKTKAGQVFTVNDAQQKEALSGGAGCNENKENNENKTIESTERIFYNPLNSNDVEYVLALFIYNTFKNNNVDIYYDDTDLHLSRKLKNCDLIGVPNRIIINLNKTDKNVKVPVDFYNYIDSSHNILTNKLYLAFQNITIEHRKRSSQETKMMTIQQLFRYFKFM; this comes from the coding sequence ATGAACTTgctctattttgttttttcttcaaaattagatatactaaaaaaaaaaaaaaaaaatattttttttataaataagtattataataagacgaattataataatagctataataatacaaattataataatagtaataataatggtgtgagaagaaaaattatcaaGAGATATAACGCGCTAATTGTTCTATCATGTAATAAGAAATCGTATTTTGGCtctgaatatatttttaataaaatatataatgataatataaaacagaATGGGGATAAAGCTAGCGAATTGTTACAACGAGCTAACTATATCAGGGATGTAAATGGactgtataatattttaccaTTAGGACTTCgagtaataaataaaataaaatattttgtaaaccaccatttagaaaaaattaattctcACTGTCTAATGTTAAGCATTCTTcaagcaaaaaaattatggaatATATCAGACCGAAGTAAGCTATACAGTGATGagtttttatatgtatataaacaaaaacaacaaaaacttaataaaaatgcagaagaaattgtaaaaaataaaatggaggATGATGGATGTATATTAAGTCCAACTTGTGAAGAAGCATCTCTATCATTAATTAATCAAGtgtttaatgaaaatataactGCAAAATGTTTGCCTATATTAATTCatcaatttaattataaatttcgaaatgaaaaaagatttgaaaaaagtttatttaaaagtaaggaatttttaatgaaagaTGGCTACTCATTTCATAGCTCCGAAAAATGCATGAATGAAACttatgaaatttataaaaattgttatagtcatatttttcaacaattaaatataacacataatattataaaaaaaagaaaaaaggacaAAATGAATGCAGTGGAAAGTCATGAATTTCAAGTGTTATGTCGAGatggaaaatataaagaagcTGCACACATTTTCAAACTGGGAgattattattcaaaaaaattaaacataaaatatttagataaaaaaaatgaaaaaaaatatattcttatggGATCCTACGGAATTGGCATATACAGACTCCTCTACTTCTTAGTGGACAGTTTTTATGATCACGAAGGAATAAAATTGCCGGAACACCTGGCTCCCTTTACAGTATATCTCATACAAACTAATCAGAAAAGTAAATATTCCTCTacaaaaattagaaaaatactTGGAGAAGTTAAAACGAAAGCTGGTCAAGTCTTTACAGTAAACGACGCACAACAAAAAGAAGCCCTTAGCGGTGGTGCAGGATGTAatgaaaataaggaaaacaACGAAAACAAAACGATAGAGTCGACTGAACGCATATTCTACAATCCCCTAAACAGCAATGATGTTGAATACGTTTTAgccttatttatatacaatacattcaaaaataataatgtagaCATATATTACGATGATACAGATTTACATTTGTCCAGAAAGCTAAAAAACTGCGATTTAATAGGAGTACCCAAcagaattattataaatttaaataaaacagaTAAAAACGTTAAAGTACCTGTcgatttttataattatatagacAGTTCACACAATATTCTCacaaacaaattatatttagcTTTTCAAAATATCACTATTGAACACAGAAAGCGCTCTTCACAGGAAACGAAAATGATGACCATTCAGCAGTTGTTCAGGTATTtcaaatttatgtaa